In a genomic window of Octadecabacter temperatus:
- the ade gene encoding adenine deaminase: protein MADLTHQISQGRGDAPADVVLRGAQVFDVITGAMLEGDVAICGDTIVGTCASYDGREIVDVSGLTLVPGFIDTHLHIESSLVTPFEFDRLVTPLGVTTAICDPHEIANVLGVPGIQYFLDAALETVLDIRVNLSSCVPSTNMETSGARIEADDLEPLRSHPQVIGLAEVMNYPGVIHRDSGIMAKLEAFRGGHIDGHAPMLSGKDLNAYIAAGIRTEHEATSADEARDKLQKGLRVLIREGSVSKDLDALLPLLDERTASYMCFCTDDRNPLDIGEHGHLDYLIRTAIARGVSPVAVYRAASLSAAEAFGLKDRGLIAPGQRADIAALGSLENCDAKLTFCGGVHAAEAAFKARKITPTIGRNSVNAPTVQAQDFRTASNRSDTDVIGVIPGKIITEHLHEKIEPKNGDKAPDIARDLIKIAVIERHGINGNIATGFVKGFGLQSGAIASTVCHDHHNIACVGADYDDMALASNRMTELEGGFVVAQNGKILAELALPVAGLMSLEPFEVVRETLEDLRDAAKSLGVTLEEPFLQLAFLALPVIPMLKITDRGMVDVAKFEIIS, encoded by the coding sequence ATGGCCGATCTTACTCATCAAATTTCGCAAGGGCGCGGCGATGCGCCTGCGGATGTGGTTTTGCGCGGGGCGCAGGTTTTTGACGTCATAACTGGTGCGATGTTGGAGGGCGATGTCGCGATTTGTGGCGACACGATTGTCGGGACCTGCGCGTCTTATGATGGTCGCGAAATCGTTGATGTTAGTGGTTTGACGCTTGTTCCAGGCTTTATCGACACGCACCTTCACATCGAAAGCAGCCTTGTCACCCCGTTCGAATTTGACCGTCTCGTAACGCCACTTGGCGTCACCACGGCGATCTGCGATCCGCATGAAATTGCAAACGTTCTTGGCGTTCCGGGTATCCAATATTTCCTAGACGCCGCACTTGAGACGGTTTTGGATATTCGCGTGAACCTGAGTTCCTGCGTGCCATCAACGAATATGGAAACCTCTGGTGCGCGGATTGAGGCGGACGATCTTGAACCGCTACGTTCCCATCCGCAGGTCATCGGATTGGCTGAGGTCATGAACTACCCCGGTGTCATTCACCGAGATTCCGGGATCATGGCGAAACTTGAAGCCTTTCGAGGCGGGCATATTGACGGTCATGCGCCAATGCTTTCGGGCAAAGACCTAAACGCCTATATCGCCGCAGGAATTCGCACCGAACATGAGGCGACGTCGGCCGATGAAGCCCGTGATAAACTGCAGAAAGGGTTGCGGGTTCTGATCCGAGAGGGGTCAGTTTCCAAGGACCTCGACGCGCTTTTGCCGCTGCTGGATGAACGCACCGCGAGTTATATGTGTTTTTGCACGGATGATCGAAATCCGCTTGATATCGGCGAACATGGCCATCTTGATTATCTCATCAGAACGGCCATCGCGCGTGGCGTGTCGCCTGTTGCTGTTTATCGTGCTGCGTCCTTGTCGGCGGCTGAAGCGTTCGGTTTGAAGGATCGCGGCCTAATTGCGCCCGGACAGCGGGCGGATATAGCCGCCCTTGGCAGCTTAGAGAATTGCGATGCGAAACTGACGTTTTGCGGTGGCGTTCATGCAGCCGAAGCGGCATTTAAGGCACGCAAAATCACACCCACCATCGGCCGCAACTCAGTGAATGCGCCAACTGTACAGGCGCAGGATTTCCGAACGGCTTCAAATCGGAGCGACACGGATGTCATCGGTGTTATCCCTGGCAAGATCATTACCGAACATCTGCATGAGAAAATCGAGCCGAAAAACGGCGACAAGGCACCGGATATTGCGCGCGACCTCATCAAGATCGCCGTGATTGAGCGCCATGGCATAAACGGGAATATCGCGACTGGATTTGTTAAAGGATTTGGTTTGCAAAGCGGGGCCATCGCGTCAACGGTTTGCCATGACCACCACAATATCGCCTGCGTCGGTGCGGACTACGACGACATGGCGCTGGCCAGCAATCGCATGACTGAACTTGAGGGTGGGTTTGTGGTGGCGCAGAACGGTAAGATCCTTGCCGAATTGGCGCTTCCGGTCGCTGGCTTAATGAGTTTGGAACCGTTTGAGGTTGTGCGCGAGACGTTGGAAGACCTGCGAGATGCCGCCAAAAGCCTTGGTGTGACGCTCGAAGAACCTTTCCTTCAGCTTGCGTTCCTCGCGCTGCCTGTGATTCCGATGCTCAAGATTACGGATCGCGGCATGGTTGATGTCGCGAAGTTCGAGATCATCAGTTAG
- the nagA gene encoding N-acetylglucosamine-6-phosphate deacetylase, with protein MPTLLTPSTVTKAYIGAAIHDGETLHADHALALLKHGVFDVVPVAALPNDCPLEKLDGGIITPAFVDLQVNGGGGVMFNDDQSVDTLRTIAAAHAQTGTGAILPTLITDTPARTSAAIDAVEHAIQQGVPGIAGIHLEGPHLCVARKGAHDPALIRPMTDDDLSVLLDAATRISNIIVTVAPENVTLTQIKAMSQAGIVVSLGHTDADTNTCHAAFDAGARCVTHLFNAMSQLGSREPGLVGATLARPEIFAGLIADGIHVHPETISIALTSKPERMFLVTDAMSTVDSKIASFTLNGREIFRSENRLTLADGTLAGADLNMPKALSVMVNDAKDAIERTVMRATSTPAQLLRDAGSLGRLGTGAKMAVYLAKDATSASVLRVQT; from the coding sequence ATGCCGACCCTACTGACCCCGTCGACCGTCACCAAAGCCTATATCGGCGCGGCAATACATGACGGGGAAACCCTGCACGCGGATCACGCTTTGGCTCTGTTAAAGCACGGGGTATTTGACGTTGTTCCTGTTGCTGCGCTGCCCAACGATTGTCCCCTCGAAAAACTAGATGGCGGCATAATCACACCTGCATTCGTCGACCTGCAGGTTAATGGCGGTGGCGGCGTGATGTTCAATGATGACCAATCTGTGGACACGTTGCGCACCATTGCCGCGGCCCATGCCCAGACAGGAACCGGCGCGATTTTACCCACGCTGATCACCGACACCCCTGCCCGAACCTCAGCCGCAATCGACGCGGTCGAACACGCAATTCAGCAAGGAGTGCCCGGTATTGCCGGCATCCACCTTGAAGGCCCGCATCTTTGCGTGGCTCGCAAAGGTGCCCATGACCCAGCACTTATCCGGCCAATGACGGATGATGACCTGTCAGTTCTGCTAGACGCGGCGACGCGAATTTCCAACATCATAGTCACCGTTGCCCCCGAAAACGTTACGCTGACGCAAATCAAAGCAATGTCGCAGGCCGGTATCGTTGTTTCCCTGGGCCACACCGATGCTGATACGAACACGTGCCATGCCGCATTTGATGCTGGCGCGCGTTGTGTCACCCACCTGTTCAACGCCATGAGCCAGCTCGGAAGCCGCGAACCCGGGCTTGTTGGCGCGACGCTCGCACGCCCTGAAATTTTTGCGGGGCTCATTGCCGATGGCATCCATGTTCACCCCGAAACTATTTCCATCGCGCTGACCTCAAAACCAGAACGCATGTTCTTGGTGACCGACGCTATGTCGACCGTTGACTCCAAGATCGCGTCCTTCACCCTCAACGGGCGCGAAATTTTTCGCAGTGAGAACCGTTTGACGCTGGCTGATGGCACACTCGCAGGAGCTGACCTAAACATGCCAAAGGCCCTATCCGTGATGGTCAACGATGCGAAAGACGCCATTGAAAGAACAGTCATGCGTGCAACATCAACACCCGCGCAATTGCTGCGGGATGCGGGGTCTTTGGGCCGTTTGGGAACTGGTGCGAAGATGGCTGTGTACCTTGCGAAAGACGCAACATCCGCATCGGTCTTACGTGTCCAAACCTAA
- a CDS encoding glycosyltransferase, whose protein sequence is MTKCHILLANVFFAPFTYGGATVVAEEVAKALLATKSAAFEYQITAVSLCCHSGLANYTMVKSERDGIQNFVINVPSNRTYKELYNNPHVTRLIEELMDDLRPDVVHAHCIQDIGGGVLRAAQARGIPSILSVHDFWWLCERQFMIKPDRTYCGQNPIKIDACRGCVSDFDAAQSRFTYLQDISRIPERVTYPSKFAHDLYVSSGFAAGRSVIWENGVHLPEPDFEAKQAARRERDPRLTFGFVGGPSQIKGWPLIRAAFKSFERDDFRVLLVDASAEGDWWKGERFDDLPGDWEVYPRFDQSEMDAFYSEIDVLLFMSQWKETFGLAVREALARGVGVIQTDSGGSVEHGALSQSDLIPIGASSDVLLSALVKALEQHPKTVTPRAVTGFQAQAAAFENILQDVLEGAS, encoded by the coding sequence TTGACTAAATGCCATATCCTTTTGGCAAACGTGTTTTTTGCACCCTTCACATACGGGGGCGCGACGGTTGTCGCAGAGGAAGTCGCGAAAGCCTTATTGGCGACAAAAAGCGCCGCGTTCGAATATCAGATCACCGCCGTGTCATTGTGTTGCCACAGCGGGTTGGCCAATTACACGATGGTCAAATCCGAACGGGATGGCATCCAGAACTTTGTTATCAATGTTCCGTCTAACCGCACCTATAAAGAGCTTTATAACAACCCACATGTGACCCGCCTTATCGAGGAACTGATGGATGATCTGCGGCCCGATGTTGTTCACGCCCACTGTATTCAGGACATCGGCGGCGGGGTTCTTAGGGCAGCGCAGGCGCGTGGCATTCCAAGCATTCTAAGCGTGCATGATTTTTGGTGGCTTTGTGAACGGCAATTCATGATTAAGCCTGATAGGACGTACTGCGGACAAAACCCGATCAAGATTGACGCGTGTCGCGGCTGCGTTTCGGATTTTGACGCAGCGCAATCGCGATTTACCTATTTGCAAGACATCTCGCGCATACCAGAGCGTGTGACTTACCCAAGTAAATTTGCCCACGATCTGTACGTATCATCCGGCTTTGCAGCGGGCCGCAGTGTCATTTGGGAAAATGGCGTTCACCTGCCTGAGCCTGATTTTGAAGCAAAGCAAGCGGCCCGCCGAGAACGAGATCCACGGCTAACGTTCGGGTTTGTTGGCGGACCATCCCAAATCAAGGGTTGGCCGCTAATACGTGCTGCGTTCAAATCCTTTGAACGTGATGACTTCCGCGTACTACTGGTAGATGCCTCTGCCGAGGGTGATTGGTGGAAGGGCGAGCGGTTTGATGACCTTCCGGGAGACTGGGAGGTTTACCCACGTTTTGATCAGTCAGAAATGGACGCGTTTTATTCTGAAATTGATGTTTTGTTGTTCATGTCCCAGTGGAAGGAAACGTTCGGGTTGGCGGTGCGTGAAGCATTGGCACGGGGCGTTGGTGTCATTCAAACAGACAGTGGGGGGAGCGTGGAACATGGGGCTTTAAGTCAAAGTGACCTCATTCCAATTGGTGCATCGTCTGACGTGCTGTTAAGCGCCTTGGTCAAAGCGCTTGAACAGCACCCAAAGACCGTAACGCCACGGGCCGTGACAGGGTTTCAAGCGCAAGCGGCGGCATTCGAAAACATCCTTCAAGATGTACTTGAGGGCGCATCATGA
- a CDS encoding glycosyltransferase, whose translation MMLRPNDLHKEHSTFVGTAGNSSACVHILMAVHQGEKYLPQQLSSFTTQTYPNWALWAGIDAPKAGEDQSREILNACVKKPVVLDGPALGVAANFMALMSAAPAGEIWALADQDDVWLPDKLARAVEQLNKISPDTPALYCARTLIADNRLGRMRLSPMRRRGPSFANALVQNIASGNTIVLNSAATQLVASVIADTPTPVIHDWWLYQLITAVGGQVICDEQPVLLYRQHSNNVLGANDCWRSRLRRVKLIWQGVWAGWTDRNIDCLTAISGQMTPQNQQRLRTFTQAREASLWRRLFQLRRSGIYRQRSAAGGVMWLAALFGRL comes from the coding sequence ATGATGTTGCGCCCAAACGATCTTCACAAAGAACACAGCACCTTTGTTGGTACCGCAGGCAATAGTTCTGCCTGCGTCCATATATTGATGGCAGTGCATCAGGGCGAAAAGTACCTGCCGCAACAATTGTCGAGTTTCACGACGCAAACCTATCCGAACTGGGCCTTATGGGCTGGTATTGATGCGCCCAAAGCAGGCGAGGATCAGAGCCGCGAAATTTTGAATGCCTGCGTTAAGAAACCAGTTGTGCTTGACGGACCAGCGCTTGGTGTGGCCGCGAATTTCATGGCCCTTATGTCCGCCGCTCCAGCTGGAGAGATCTGGGCGCTGGCGGACCAAGATGACGTCTGGTTGCCCGATAAGCTGGCGCGCGCAGTTGAGCAATTGAACAAAATTTCCCCAGATACTCCGGCGCTTTATTGCGCCCGTACCTTGATTGCCGATAATCGCCTTGGTCGAATGCGACTGTCCCCGATGCGCCGTCGCGGTCCCAGTTTTGCAAATGCACTGGTTCAGAATATAGCCAGCGGAAACACGATCGTTTTGAATAGCGCCGCCACGCAGTTGGTGGCTTCGGTTATTGCGGATACGCCCACGCCGGTCATTCACGATTGGTGGCTTTACCAGCTCATCACAGCTGTGGGCGGACAGGTGATTTGTGATGAACAACCCGTTCTGTTGTATCGCCAGCACAGCAACAACGTGCTTGGCGCGAATGACTGTTGGCGTTCGCGATTGCGCCGCGTCAAGCTGATTTGGCAGGGTGTTTGGGCTGGGTGGACGGATCGAAATATCGATTGTTTGACGGCGATCTCAGGCCAAATGACCCCGCAGAACCAACAGCGCTTACGAACATTCACGCAAGCGCGAGAGGCATCTTTGTGGCGAAGATTGTTCCAGTTGCGCCGCTCTGGTATTTATCGTCAAAGGTCGGCCGCTGGCGGTGTTATGTGGCTCGCGGCGTTGTTCGGTCGCCTTTAG
- a CDS encoding adenosylcobalamin-dependent ribonucleoside-diphosphate reductase: MYDVNQEQTSLSFFSQPIAERIWQTKYRYSTAGQVIDDTVQDTWERVARGLAEIEAPSDQSATSAAFLAAMRNFKVLPGGRILSGCGTKRNVTLSNTFVMRTIPDSVDGIMDTLKDAALTMQMGGGIGFDFSTIRPTGTHVRGLDCLAAGPLAAMDIFDTTCKMIVKGMGRGAMMATMRCDHPDIEAFIVAKSDRTRLRNFNLSVMVTDAFMDAVTEDDAWDLVWEGTVMRRLRARDLWNSIMKQTYATAEPGVLFIDRINAHNPLRYLETISATNSCAEQPLPPYGTCPLASVNLAQLVIAPFSPDARLDVGELRNLVRVAVRMLDNTLDVSRYALDAQWQQAQNQRRIGIGVTGVADAIAMLGARYGSAKAVFLLGSWMQTIQNAAYQASALLAKERGTFPHYDADAHLSGANIQNLDPEVQELVRKHGLRNGTLTTIAPTGTTSMFAGNVSSGVEPIFSTSFSRVVTNPDGTKSSERVMDFAAWQFSQMHGPDTPLPESFVTTADLTPQDHVAMQAAAQKWVDSGISKTVNCPEDIAFDDFKTIYRDAYNTGCKGCTTYRPNNVTGSILSL; encoded by the coding sequence ATGTATGATGTAAATCAAGAACAGACATCTCTATCCTTCTTTTCACAACCTATAGCTGAACGTATTTGGCAAACTAAATATCGATATTCCACCGCCGGCCAAGTTATCGACGATACCGTGCAGGACACCTGGGAACGTGTGGCACGGGGCCTCGCTGAGATCGAAGCGCCATCAGATCAATCCGCGACGAGCGCCGCGTTCCTTGCTGCGATGCGCAATTTCAAAGTTCTGCCAGGGGGGCGAATTTTGTCTGGTTGCGGGACCAAGCGCAATGTGACGCTCTCAAATACATTCGTTATGCGCACTATTCCGGACAGTGTTGACGGCATCATGGATACGCTCAAGGACGCCGCACTTACGATGCAAATGGGTGGCGGAATTGGCTTTGATTTCTCAACCATCCGCCCGACCGGTACGCATGTCCGTGGGTTGGATTGCCTCGCTGCCGGGCCGCTTGCAGCGATGGATATTTTCGACACCACCTGCAAAATGATCGTAAAGGGGATGGGGCGCGGCGCAATGATGGCGACGATGCGCTGTGACCACCCCGACATCGAAGCGTTTATCGTTGCGAAGTCTGATCGCACACGCCTTCGCAATTTCAATCTGTCGGTCATGGTGACTGATGCGTTTATGGATGCGGTCACCGAAGACGATGCTTGGGACTTGGTCTGGGAAGGGACTGTGATGCGCCGCCTGCGGGCACGTGATCTGTGGAACTCGATCATGAAACAGACCTACGCGACAGCCGAACCTGGCGTGCTGTTCATTGATCGCATCAACGCCCACAATCCTCTCCGGTATCTCGAAACTATATCGGCGACGAACTCTTGTGCCGAACAACCACTTCCGCCCTATGGGACCTGTCCACTCGCCTCTGTGAATCTGGCACAGCTGGTCATTGCTCCCTTCAGCCCTGATGCACGCCTTGACGTGGGTGAGCTTCGCAACCTTGTGCGAGTCGCCGTTCGTATGCTCGACAATACACTAGATGTCTCGCGCTACGCACTTGATGCACAGTGGCAGCAAGCACAAAACCAGCGGCGTATCGGCATTGGTGTAACAGGCGTTGCGGATGCGATCGCAATGCTTGGAGCGCGCTATGGGTCTGCAAAGGCCGTGTTCCTGCTTGGAAGCTGGATGCAAACTATCCAGAACGCCGCTTATCAAGCCTCAGCCCTCCTCGCGAAAGAGCGCGGCACATTTCCGCATTATGATGCGGATGCACATTTGTCGGGTGCCAATATCCAAAACCTCGACCCTGAAGTGCAGGAACTGGTGCGTAAACACGGGCTGCGTAACGGCACACTCACCACGATTGCCCCGACGGGCACGACATCGATGTTTGCCGGAAACGTTTCATCAGGTGTCGAGCCTATCTTCTCGACGTCTTTCAGCCGCGTCGTCACCAATCCGGATGGCACCAAGTCCAGTGAACGGGTCATGGATTTCGCAGCGTGGCAGTTCAGCCAGATGCATGGACCTGACACTCCTCTACCCGAGAGTTTCGTCACCACTGCCGATCTGACACCACAAGACCATGTCGCGATGCAAGCCGCCGCGCAAAAATGGGTCGACAGCGGGATTTCCAAGACTGTGAACTGCCCCGAAGACATTGCTTTTGACGACTTCAAAACCATCTACCGAGACGCCTATAATACAGGCTGCAAAGGGTGTACGACTTATAGGCCCAACAATGTCACTGGATCTATTTTGTCCCTATGA
- a CDS encoding DUF1653 domain-containing protein produces MKKVTALLRRLTDGSGNARWKATHRHRKGRLYRVVGPAILEADRSAVVIYDDADGTVWVRSADEFNDGRFTPL; encoded by the coding sequence ATGAAAAAAGTCACCGCCCTCTTGCGCCGACTAACTGATGGCTCAGGCAACGCACGATGGAAGGCCACGCATCGTCACCGCAAAGGCAGGCTGTACCGCGTGGTTGGGCCTGCGATCCTCGAGGCGGACCGCTCAGCCGTGGTAATTTACGATGATGCGGACGGCACAGTCTGGGTGCGTTCAGCGGATGAGTTCAACGATGGCCGCTTCACCCCCCTCTAG
- a CDS encoding glutathione S-transferase family protein: MKASEALFERQILMTELYACVGSGNCMKPWLALKQLGKDFNLKMVDVLKGEQKDAHYLAVNPMGVVPFLVTSEGEGIGESNAILWYLAEGSYLMPQTEKARAEALQWMFFEQSKLEPYIAPARFFTHIVPQERESHLDDIAAWQKAARPGLAKLDTHLATRRFILEQGYSVADIALFGYVHVLQEAGLDMNETPNIARWIEDVTQTENFSSLDELGTRVRRAS; the protein is encoded by the coding sequence ATGAAGGCATCGGAGGCGCTTTTTGAAAGGCAAATACTGATGACGGAATTGTATGCATGCGTAGGGTCGGGGAATTGCATGAAGCCTTGGTTGGCGTTGAAACAATTGGGTAAGGACTTTAATTTGAAGATGGTCGACGTTTTGAAAGGGGAGCAAAAGGACGCGCATTATCTTGCCGTGAACCCGATGGGTGTTGTTCCGTTTCTTGTCACATCTGAAGGAGAAGGTATCGGGGAGAGCAACGCAATCCTCTGGTATCTCGCGGAAGGCTCTTACCTCATGCCTCAAACGGAAAAAGCGCGCGCAGAGGCGCTGCAATGGATGTTTTTCGAACAATCCAAGCTCGAGCCTTACATCGCGCCAGCACGGTTTTTCACTCATATTGTTCCGCAAGAACGCGAGTCTCATCTCGATGATATTGCCGCTTGGCAAAAGGCGGCGCGCCCTGGCTTGGCGAAACTTGACACGCATTTGGCAACACGTCGGTTCATCCTTGAGCAAGGGTATAGCGTCGCGGACATTGCCTTGTTTGGCTATGTCCACGTTCTGCAGGAAGCAGGATTGGATATGAACGAAACTCCAAACATTGCGCGTTGGATTGAAGACGTAACCCAGACGGAGAACTTTAGCTCCCTCGATGAACTTGGAACCCGGGTTCGACGGGCATCGTGA
- a CDS encoding putative bifunctional diguanylate cyclase/phosphodiesterase, translated as MKILSIMQQEPTLSVRSISDAGAGDILERLDVAVWIFDIDNSRITFANPAALELWKAPSAEKLYTRDLKSDMTPTVEKRLKQYQNDFSRSDATFTELWTIYPNGKPKSVMVVYRGYQLADGRMAMQCEAIGDVENQPDNLRSAEALLHTDVMITMFSMKGPPLYLNPAARNAFLAPIESFSGLFDNPADFERVIAHVETAGEHRLVTKLRTVQGKRWFDLSLKSCSDAVTGEPAILVTAIDVSELKEARDTARHLANRDQLTNLHNRSYLQNFLAQLEEEGAAIGSTIIFFDVDRFKLINDRYGHEAGDTVLKQIAERARAALRAQDMIARLGGDEFVVVIEGRCSRVALEKQIQRLRSAISAPILHDKTRIDSTISVGVAGYTDETKRFTDVLREADIALYASKQAGRNCVTFFNTEMGAAALARDQTEVALKRAVQTKEFILHYQPRLDIRSGKIVGAEGLVRWNRPEHGLVMPDAFISICEETGLIDELGKMVLEIGCAQAIAWRHAGLDLDLSLNVSPRQFSDSGFLPLLKKLASQTDFPHGHIELEITETVLIGDHVSIAEKLKAITAMGYRIAIDDFGTGYSNLSYISRFPLTCLKIDRSFVDQLPTSGPIVQLILTLGQQIGARVVSEGVETQEQLDWLIEHNCEEAQGYLITRPLDVDGFEAFLQGNAPTGVA; from the coding sequence ATGAAAATCTTGTCGATCATGCAGCAAGAGCCAACGCTTTCAGTGCGCTCTATTTCTGACGCAGGCGCGGGGGATATTCTTGAACGCCTCGACGTTGCCGTTTGGATATTCGATATCGACAATTCGCGGATAACATTTGCAAATCCGGCGGCGCTTGAATTGTGGAAAGCCCCGTCGGCTGAAAAACTTTATACGCGTGATTTGAAATCCGACATGACTCCGACAGTAGAAAAGCGGCTGAAGCAATATCAAAACGATTTCTCGCGATCTGACGCTACTTTCACTGAACTTTGGACGATTTATCCCAACGGAAAACCCAAAAGCGTGATGGTTGTGTATCGTGGGTATCAGCTCGCGGATGGCCGAATGGCGATGCAGTGCGAAGCCATTGGCGATGTCGAAAATCAGCCCGATAACTTGCGCAGCGCAGAGGCGCTTTTGCACACGGACGTGATGATCACAATGTTCAGTATGAAAGGGCCGCCTCTTTATCTGAACCCTGCAGCAAGAAATGCTTTCCTCGCGCCAATCGAGAGCTTTAGCGGCCTGTTTGATAATCCTGCCGACTTTGAGAGGGTCATTGCCCATGTCGAAACGGCCGGCGAACATAGGTTGGTCACGAAACTGCGAACCGTGCAGGGTAAGCGCTGGTTTGATTTGTCCCTGAAAAGCTGTTCTGATGCCGTGACCGGCGAACCGGCAATCCTTGTCACAGCGATCGATGTGAGTGAGTTGAAAGAGGCCCGCGACACAGCGCGCCATCTCGCCAATCGCGACCAACTGACGAACCTGCACAACCGATCGTATTTGCAGAACTTCCTAGCGCAATTGGAAGAAGAAGGCGCAGCGATCGGAAGTACAATTATCTTTTTTGATGTGGACCGCTTCAAGCTTATCAATGACAGGTACGGTCACGAGGCCGGGGATACAGTTCTTAAACAGATCGCGGAGCGTGCGCGCGCCGCATTGCGCGCGCAAGATATGATCGCACGCCTAGGTGGCGACGAGTTTGTGGTTGTCATCGAGGGCCGGTGTTCACGCGTCGCCCTAGAAAAACAAATTCAGCGACTTCGTAGCGCGATTTCCGCTCCGATCCTTCATGATAAAACGCGTATCGATTCAACAATTAGTGTTGGTGTTGCAGGATACACGGATGAGACGAAGCGCTTCACTGATGTCTTACGAGAAGCCGATATTGCGCTATATGCGTCTAAGCAGGCCGGGCGAAACTGCGTAACATTCTTTAACACCGAAATGGGCGCCGCAGCGCTTGCGCGTGATCAAACAGAGGTCGCACTGAAAAGGGCGGTCCAGACCAAGGAATTCATCCTTCATTACCAACCTAGGCTCGACATTCGGTCAGGTAAGATTGTTGGCGCAGAAGGGCTCGTCCGTTGGAATCGACCTGAACATGGGCTTGTGATGCCGGATGCCTTCATTTCGATATGCGAGGAAACTGGCCTGATCGATGAGCTGGGCAAGATGGTCCTTGAAATTGGCTGCGCTCAAGCGATTGCATGGCGCCATGCTGGGCTTGATTTGGACTTGTCTCTCAACGTCTCACCCCGCCAATTCTCGGATTCCGGTTTTTTGCCGTTACTGAAAAAACTCGCGTCGCAAACGGACTTCCCCCATGGTCATATTGAATTGGAAATCACGGAAACGGTGCTGATCGGCGATCACGTGTCGATTGCCGAGAAGCTAAAAGCCATTACCGCGATGGGATATCGCATTGCGATTGATGATTTTGGAACCGGTTATTCCAACCTCTCTTACATTTCACGTTTTCCTTTGACCTGTTTGAAGATCGACAGATCATTCGTTGACCAGCTTCCCACGTCCGGCCCGATTGTTCAGTTAATCTTAACTCTTGGTCAGCAAATCGGCGCGCGTGTTGTGTCGGAAGGGGTTGAAACCCAAGAGCAGCTTGATTGGTTGATTGAGCATAACTGCGAGGAAGCTCAGGGCTATCTGATTACACGTCCCCTCGACGTGGATGGGTTTGAAGCATTCTTACAAGGGAATGCCCCGACTGGCGTGGCCTAA